In Methanobacterium veterum, a single genomic region encodes these proteins:
- a CDS encoding nitrogenase component 1 → MSVNLIEKERMATINPLKTCQPLGAMWAVTGISRAVPLVHGSQGCSAFVRYCLSRHFREPSEIAVTSLHEDAAVFGGRKNLVEGIQNVAIRLKPDFIGVITTCSSEIIGDDVIGFIKTAKGELKEKIGEEAVEKIKIVPISTPSFVETHLKGYDNAIKALADYVAEPSEPNEKINIIPGMVNPGDIREIKHMLRLMDLESIVLADISDPFDAPLRPSTTEYKPYYPKGGTTVDEIVDSANSVGTISLTKYAGSGALSLEKKYNVPAELGPIPIGVRNTDQFLRNLKKLTGQDIPDSILDERGLLIDSMADVASRYLFDKTVAIYGDPEITSGIARFVGELGMEPKLVLTGSKSQEFVKDIEKVAKETGAEIDTMIDQDLRSMEVYLKDNPVDLMIGGSDARLMAKEYDIPLVRVGYPVYDRVGYHRRPIVGYNGGIHLMDLITNTVLEKYYEPEHWKLQQ, encoded by the coding sequence GATTAGCAGGGCCGTTCCATTAGTTCACGGTTCTCAAGGATGCTCAGCATTCGTTAGATACTGCCTCTCTCGTCATTTCAGGGAACCTTCGGAAATTGCTGTAACTTCTCTCCACGAGGATGCGGCAGTTTTTGGCGGAAGAAAAAATCTTGTTGAAGGTATCCAGAACGTTGCAATAAGGCTTAAACCTGATTTCATTGGTGTAATTACCACATGTTCCAGTGAGATCATCGGTGATGATGTAATTGGGTTCATAAAAACAGCAAAAGGAGAACTTAAAGAAAAAATTGGTGAAGAAGCAGTTGAAAAAATAAAAATTGTACCAATAAGTACTCCGAGTTTCGTTGAAACACACCTTAAAGGTTACGATAATGCAATTAAAGCTTTGGCAGATTACGTAGCTGAACCTTCAGAACCCAATGAAAAGATAAATATAATCCCGGGAATGGTGAACCCTGGAGATATACGTGAAATAAAACATATGCTCAGACTCATGGATCTTGAAAGCATAGTCCTTGCGGATATTTCTGATCCATTTGATGCGCCACTCAGGCCATCTACAACTGAATACAAGCCATATTATCCAAAAGGGGGGACAACTGTAGATGAAATCGTTGATTCAGCAAACAGTGTAGGTACCATATCTCTTACTAAATATGCTGGTTCCGGTGCTTTATCTCTGGAGAAAAAATACAACGTACCTGCAGAACTTGGTCCAATCCCTATAGGTGTTCGAAATACTGATCAATTCCTTAGGAACTTGAAAAAACTCACTGGTCAAGATATTCCTGACTCGATCTTGGATGAAAGAGGTTTACTGATAGATTCCATGGCGGATGTAGCTTCAAGATATCTCTTTGATAAAACAGTAGCCATCTATGGAGATCCTGAAATTACCTCTGGAATAGCAAGGTTCGTTGGGGAACTTGGTATGGAACCTAAACTGGTTCTTACTGGATCTAAAAGTCAGGAATTTGTTAAAGACATAGAAAAAGTAGCCAAAGAAACTGGAGCTGAAATAGATACCATGATTGATCAGGATTTAAGGTCCATGGAAGTGTATCTCAAGGATAATCCGGTGGATCTGATGATAGGCGGATCAGATGCAAGGCTCATGGCTAAGGAATATGATATTCCATTGGTAAGAGTTGGTTATCCTGTTTATGACCGTGTGGGTTACCACAGACGTCCTATAGTGGGATACAATGGTGGTATTCATCTTATGGATCTGATAACTAATACCGTACTTGAAAAATACTATGAACCAGAGCACTGGAAACTCCAGCAGTAG
- the nifE gene encoding nitrogenase iron-molybdenum cofactor biosynthesis protein NifE gives MEPVTETFESRKKHVCVKGEGLSIPVCDKASLPGTVTQRTCVYGGARIVLMPITDSIHLVHGPIGCAACTWDIRGSKTSREDIYKKGCSTNLQEKDIIFGGEKKLFETIIELNKLYKPGAIFVYATCVAGIIGDDIRAVCKKSEEITGCRVIPVQSEGFQNHNKTKGHWIGGDALLDYVIGTKEPEETTPFDINIVGEFNVAGDLWGIKPLLEEMGVNIISTLTGDSHVDEIAQAHRAKLNIVQCQKSSNYVAQKMEKKYGIPFIKVNFFGLEQTVASLRDIADFFGDEEMIERTERIIESGLKEVAHKIEEYKKRLTGKTVALYVGGNKAWSLVRPFEELGMDVMMSGTKNGIREDYEMIKEAVRDGTIIVDDANSAELTRLLKEHRPNLLISGAKEKYISLKLGIPFCDFNHDRITAFAGFRGFVSFAKEVDASVSSPVFELTSKSLRGD, from the coding sequence ATGGAACCTGTTACTGAAACATTTGAATCTCGTAAAAAACACGTGTGTGTAAAAGGAGAAGGATTATCTATTCCTGTATGTGATAAGGCCAGTCTTCCAGGTACAGTTACCCAGAGAACATGTGTTTACGGTGGAGCAAGAATTGTTTTAATGCCAATTACAGATTCAATTCACCTGGTACACGGTCCGATAGGATGTGCGGCATGTACATGGGATATAAGAGGAAGTAAAACTTCAAGGGAAGATATATACAAAAAAGGATGTTCTACAAACTTACAAGAAAAAGATATCATCTTTGGTGGAGAAAAAAAACTATTTGAGACCATAATAGAACTTAATAAATTATACAAGCCTGGAGCAATATTTGTGTATGCTACATGTGTTGCAGGTATAATTGGGGATGATATTAGGGCAGTATGCAAAAAATCAGAAGAAATAACTGGATGCAGAGTTATACCAGTTCAATCTGAAGGTTTCCAGAACCATAATAAAACTAAAGGGCACTGGATCGGCGGTGATGCATTACTGGACTATGTAATTGGAACAAAAGAACCTGAAGAAACCACTCCCTTTGATATCAATATAGTGGGTGAATTTAATGTTGCAGGGGATCTCTGGGGAATTAAGCCCCTACTTGAAGAAATGGGTGTCAATATAATAAGTACGTTAACCGGAGATTCCCATGTGGATGAAATAGCTCAGGCACACCGGGCTAAGCTCAATATAGTTCAGTGCCAGAAATCTTCAAATTACGTTGCCCAAAAAATGGAAAAAAAATATGGAATACCATTTATAAAAGTCAACTTCTTTGGTCTTGAACAAACTGTAGCATCTTTAAGGGATATAGCTGATTTCTTTGGAGACGAAGAAATGATCGAGCGGACCGAAAGAATAATAGAATCAGGACTCAAAGAGGTAGCACACAAAATTGAAGAATATAAGAAAAGATTAACTGGAAAAACTGTTGCTCTCTATGTTGGAGGTAACAAAGCATGGTCTCTTGTGAGGCCATTTGAAGAATTAGGTATGGATGTAATGATGTCTGGAACAAAGAATGGAATTAGGGAAGATTATGAAATGATCAAGGAAGCTGTTAGAGATGGTACCATAATTGTAGATGATGCAAATTCAGCCGAACTCACCAGACTTCTTAAAGAACACCGACCAAATCTGCTCATATCTGGTGCTAAAGAGAAATACATCTCATTAAAGCTCGGAATTCCATTTTGCGACTTTAACCACGACAGAATAACTGCGTTTGCAGGATTTAGAGGTTTTGTAAGCTTTGCAAAAGAAGTGGATGCCTCAGTTTCAAGTCCAGTGTTTGAATTAACCTCAAAAAGTTTGAGAGGTGACTAA
- the nifN gene encoding nitrogenase iron-molybdenum cofactor biosynthesis protein NifN: MHHDKKFAVVNPSKMCQPMGAIQALLGVKDSMPLIHGSQGCSTYIRFQLTRHFREPIEVASTSMSEKTVIYGGEFNLMKALKNITEKQSPSMIAVTSSCLTETIGDDMVGIIEKFEDANLDKELPVIIPISTPSYVESHVEGYNRTIKALVEHLATPTVENGKINIITGNISPADVKEVKNILKEMDCESIILTDTSENLDAPLTEDALSLYNGGTTIEEIEDTANSLGTISLSKHVDSAGVFLEKKFGVKSISGPIPIGLENTDSFVKSVSELGDLEIPESIEKDRGRLIDTMVDAHSYNYHRKVAIFGDPDFVSGLTRFTCEMGMIPTVVCTGTESKRFIEDINNISEEKGVSPTILAGGDLYDMHREIKEAGADILIGNAYGASIAQEENIPLFRVGFPVFDRLGAQRISVLGYTGGIDFVDKLTNTILDFYYDEAGYEIEEPEEVVEEFAREEI; this comes from the coding sequence ATGCATCACGATAAAAAATTTGCTGTAGTAAATCCCTCCAAAATGTGCCAGCCAATGGGAGCCATACAGGCCCTTTTGGGAGTTAAAGACTCCATGCCTCTTATTCACGGCTCTCAGGGCTGCAGCACATATATAAGGTTTCAACTCACCAGGCACTTTAGAGAACCTATAGAAGTTGCATCAACTTCTATGAGTGAAAAAACTGTAATCTATGGTGGCGAATTCAATCTAATGAAAGCTTTAAAAAATATCACCGAAAAACAGTCTCCAAGCATGATAGCAGTTACATCAAGCTGCTTAACAGAAACCATTGGGGACGATATGGTGGGAATTATAGAGAAATTTGAAGATGCAAACCTGGACAAAGAACTGCCTGTAATCATCCCTATTTCAACTCCGAGTTATGTTGAATCCCATGTTGAGGGGTACAACAGGACTATAAAAGCGCTTGTTGAGCATTTAGCTACTCCAACAGTCGAAAATGGAAAAATTAATATAATTACCGGTAATATATCACCTGCAGATGTAAAAGAGGTTAAAAATATCTTAAAAGAGATGGATTGTGAGAGTATCATTTTAACAGACACCTCAGAAAACCTTGACGCACCACTTACTGAAGATGCTCTATCCTTATATAATGGAGGAACAACCATTGAGGAAATTGAAGATACGGCCAATTCATTAGGTACAATCTCTTTATCCAAACATGTGGATTCTGCAGGAGTATTCCTTGAGAAGAAATTTGGGGTTAAATCTATATCTGGACCTATTCCTATAGGCCTTGAAAATACAGACAGTTTTGTAAAATCTGTATCTGAACTTGGAGATTTAGAAATTCCAGAATCAATAGAAAAAGATAGAGGTAGGCTTATAGACACAATGGTAGATGCCCATTCATACAATTATCACCGAAAAGTGGCTATATTTGGAGATCCTGACTTTGTATCTGGATTAACACGTTTCACATGTGAAATGGGTATGATCCCGACTGTTGTATGTACTGGTACTGAAAGTAAACGGTTTATTGAAGACATCAATAATATCTCCGAAGAAAAAGGAGTTTCACCTACTATTTTAGCAGGCGGTGACCTTTATGACATGCACAGAGAAATTAAAGAAGCAGGAGCAGATATTTTAATTGGAAATGCTTATGGGGCTAGTATAGCTCAGGAAGAAAATATCCCTCTATTTAGAGTAGGTTTCCCAGTATTTGATAGATTGGGAGCACAGAGAATATCTGTACTGGGATATACTGGAGGTATTGACTTCGTTGACAAATTAACAAATACAATACTTGATTTCTACTATGATGAAGCTGGATACGAAATAGAAGAACCAGAAGAAGTAGTGGAAGAATTTGCCAGGGAGGAGATTTAA